TCCTGGTAAATCCCCAGTTTCTTGGAACGATAAGCCACTTCCCGGGGATGAGTTTGAGATTTGGACCAAAGGAGACCTGGAAGGGTCTTCTGACGCAACTGTTCATATTTTTGAAGAGAGTCATCCATCAGTTACTTTTCCTCTCCGGCGGGACTGGACTCCTTCGATTCTTTTCTCAATATTTCGAAAAGATATTCGGCTTTTTTTTGATCGGGATGTTTCATCCCTTGGACCAGAATATCATAGATAATATCCAGTTCCTCAAAGAGGGAATAGCTGCGATCTTTCAGTAACCAACGGATGACTAGGTGCTCGATCGTACCCAAAACCAGAGCCCGGGCCAAATAGGGATTCAAGTCGGGTCTCATTTCCCCGGATGTTTTTCCCTCTTCAAATATCTTTAGTAGTTCAGCATAAAATAATTTGACATTTTGATAGACTTCCGTGGTCATAAAATTGGGGTTGGTCTTTAGGAAAAGAAAGACGACTTGGGCGGTTAACTGATCTTTTTCAATAAATCGCAGGTACCACCAAATAAATTTCCTAAGTTTATTAAAAGCACCTACCAAACCGTAAAGTTGTTCTTTTATTTCCCCTAAGGCCTTCTTTACCCAGACATCCGGTATGGTTAATAGGAGATCTTCCTTTCCATCAAAACATTCATAAATTGCCGATTCCGATGAACCGGCCTCCTTGGCTATTTTTGAAATTGTTGCTTGTTGATATCCTTGCTCGACAAATAATTTAGTGGCCGCCTTGATGATCTTTTCTTGATTGGAGTTGGATTTTTCTGGAAGAGCCATAATAACGCCGTTTTTTTTATTAACCTATTTAAATCAATTAATTTTTATACTATAATTATTATAGTTTATAATTTTTATAAAATATCAATTTGAAAGTCAAGAGAAAAATGAGGTAAAATTAAAAAATATTACGAATGCTTGTTTTTGATTTTGTCCAGCCTTATTTCCGGATATTTTTCATTATAATAATATTAAATAATTTTAATTAGTTAATTAAAAAATAAAAAATGATTTCACAAAAAAACATTATAAATAATTAAAAATGATGTTTTTAAATATTATTAAATTTTATACAACTATAAGATTTTAATATAAAATAACGTTTTAAAATCTGAATAAACCGGTCTTAATTTTCAAATTTTAAGATAACATATTATTTTTATTTATAATTTAAAGATATAGATCTTAATACGAAAATTGAAAATACAGGCAAAAGGCACGAGGCGAAAGGCTATAGGAGAAATCATTCATTTAAAACAAAAATAGGGTTCGAGGATCTATGTCCCATCAGTTCTATTTTCCTGTTTGGTGGTGCCACGCTAATGACCGGGCGGAGTCCTATAAATGAAATACTCTGTTCTTGAAGGGATCTGGAGGCTATCGTCTATCCGCCAACCCGAGCCACTTTTCAAATTTGGCCGGATCGGCTTTAAGTTCGGATCTGGTCCTCTGATAGACGATGCGGCCCCGCTCCAAGATGACGGTCCTATCGGTCAGGGGGAGAATCTGTCGGGCGTGCTGCTCGACGATGAGGATGGCTAGACCACTCGACCGGATCATCTCGTCGATGGCGGCTCAAAGCTCTTGAACGACAATCGGGGCCAATCCTTCCAAGGGTTCGTCTAGAAGGAGGAGTGACGGGTTCAAGACCAGAGCCCTGCCGATACAGTTAAGAGGAGCCATTGAGATTTGTAGGCAGGAAGGAACCGAGCTCCGAATAACTTTTCCGATGGAGGAAGTGTTTAAGTTGTACTGTTTCAGCTTTTTGTGGGACGGCCTAAAGATATCAAACGGAAATCTCCAAATTAAGCACATTCCAGGACTCCACATTAGTGAAAGGGGAGGATTTGGTTTAAATACTTTTCTATCTTCTCTACGACAAGATCTAAAGGCCGGACATCCTGAACCACGCCTACAGACTTATCAAAGCGAACAATGGTTCTTCTGAGTTTATTGGCGCCTTCACGGCAGAAAATAATGAAAAACATTCACCGCCACTGAAACTGAAACAGCAACAGCGGATTCACATTAACGCATGTTATGTGATCCGCTGTTGCTGTTTCAGTACCATATTTTTCATTATTTCTTAACCAATTAGCCGGTAAATTTCGGAAGAACAAGGGAATAACCATTAGGTGGATAAGTGATAAGGTATTGTAACCGACTATCGTTGAGATTGTTTAGAAAAGGGAGGAGAGTTGTGGGACCATAAAAAAAGGGCCTAACCAATATTGGGTAAGCCCCTTACTTAGATTGAGTTAACGTGGTGCCGAGACCCAGAATCGAACTGGGGACACGCGGATTTTCAGTCCGCTGCTCTACCGACTGAGCTATCTCGGCACAAATTGGAACTTTAAAGATTCTAAAGAATTTGTCAAGCAAAAAAACCGATCTGGAATCAATCAGTGGTCCTTTTTAGGAGCAGGGCTGATTTCCAGGTCCTCCAGGAACAGCTTCAAGCCCTCTTCCTCGGTTTCAGGGCCTTTTGATCCCTGGGGAGCCCTTCCCGGATCTATTGGAAATAGGTCGAAGTCTTCCAGGGAAAGCTTTGGCCCTGGGTCCTTCTTCGCTGGTTCGGGAACATTTGGGGCTTGGGTTCTTACCGTTTCCATTACCCTTTCCCGTCCGGCTTCTTTTTGGGCTATCAGAGGCATCCGTTCCAAGATTTCTTGTATGGAAATCGGATTCGGGCGTATCTCCGGGAGGTTCAGTAAAAGCCTTTGGGCGCTCAGATCGGCTTTGCATTTGGGACATTGAACCGAATAATCAAAACTGACATAACCGCAGTTAGGACAACGCATATTTCTCTCCTTTACTTTTGGACCCCATATCTCCCCATAAAAATTGGAGCAGGCAGACCAGGGCCAGGGCAGCGGTTTCTGATCGTAAAATCCTTGGGCCCAGGGAAATGGGAACAAACCCATTGTTTTCGGCTTGCAGGACTTCCTCTTTATTAAATCCCCCCTCAGGTCCCACCAAAGCAAAAATGGGGCCTGGTGGAGACGGTTGCCATTCGATTTCTTTCAAGGTCC
This sequence is a window from Deltaproteobacteria bacterium. Protein-coding genes within it:
- a CDS encoding RsmE family RNA methyltransferase yields the protein MKEIEWQPSPPGPIFALVGPEGGFNKEEVLQAENNGFVPISLGPRILRSETAALALVCLLQFLWGDMGSKSKGEKYALS
- a CDS encoding TetR/AcrR family transcriptional regulator: MALPEKSNSNQEKIIKAATKLFVEQGYQQATISKIAKEAGSSESAIYECFDGKEDLLLTIPDVWVKKALGEIKEQLYGLVGAFNKLRKFIWWYLRFIEKDQLTAQVVFLFLKTNPNFMTTEVYQNVKLFYAELLKIFEEGKTSGEMRPDLNPYLARALVLGTIEHLVIRWLLKDRSYSLFEELDIIYDILVQGMKHPDQKKAEYLFEILRKESKESSPAGEEK